One genomic window of Chelonoidis abingdonii isolate Lonesome George chromosome 5, CheloAbing_2.0, whole genome shotgun sequence includes the following:
- the CYP2U1 gene encoding cytochrome P450 2U1 produces the protein MACAGLAGWSWPLRDPGFCALLATAGLLLGLCWLLSRPPRGLPPGPSPWPLVGNFGFALLPGPLRRRWLLGGRAGQGGSRPLSPHLLLTRLAEVYGSVFSLFVGSRPMIVLSDFEAVREALVSQAEVFSDRPSVPIVSMLTKKKGVVFAPYGPVWRQQRKFSHSTLRHFGLGKHSLEPKIIEELKYVKEEMLRYGKDPFNPFPIISNSVSNVICSMAFGRRFDYEDVEFKTMLSLMSRALEISVNSHVLLVNICPWLYYLPFGPFRELRQIEFDVTAFLKKIIAQHRDTLDRENPRDFIDMYLLQVEEERESNSESSFNEDYLFFIIGDLFIAGTDTTTNTLLWCLLYMSLHSEVQEKVHTEIEVVIGRDRAPSLTDKAHMPFTEATIMEVQRMTVVVPLSVPRMASATAVLRGYTIPKGSVIVPNLWSVHRDPNIWERPDDFQPTRFLDENGQLIKREMFIPFGIGKRVCMGEQLAKMELFLMFVNLMQNFTFLYPENATKPAMEGRFGLTLAPFPFNIIALKR, from the exons ATGGCCTGTGCGGGGCTGGCGGGCTGGTCCTGGCCGCTGCGGGACCCGGGCTTCTGCGCGCTGCTGGCGACCGCCGGGCTTCTGCTAGGGCTCTGCTGGCTGCTGAGCCGCCCGCCCCGGGGGCTCccgcccggccccagcccctggCCGCTGGTGGGCAACTTCGGCTTCGCGCTGCTGCCCGGCCCGCTGCGGAGGCGGTGGCTGCTGGGCGGGCGGGCCGGGCAGGGGGGCTCCCGGCCGCTCTCCCCGCACCTGCTCTTGACCCGCCTGGCCGAGGTCTACGGCAGCGTCTTCAGCCTCTTCGTGGGCAGCCGCCCCATGATCGTGCTCAGCGACTTCGAGGCGGTGCGGGAGGCGCTGGTCAGCCAGGCCGAGGTGTTCAGCGACCGGCCCAGCGTCCCCATCGTGTCTATGCTTACCAAGAAGAAGG gtgtTGTTTTTGCACCATATGGCCCAGTATGGAGACAACAGAGGAAGTTTTCTCACTCAACTCTTCGTCATTTTGGATTAGGAAAGCATAGCCTGGAACCGAAAATCATTGAAGAACTGAAGTATgtgaaagaagaaatgctaaGATATGGAAAAGATCCATTTAACCCTTTTCCTATTATCAGCAACTCTGTGTCCAATGTTATCTGTTCTATGGCCTTTGGCAGGCGCTTTGACTATGAAGACGTTGAGTTTAAAACCATGCTAAGTCTCATGTCACGTGCACTAGAGATAAGTGTAAACAGCCATGTACTTCTGGTCAATATTTGTCCTTGGCTGTATTATCTTCCCTTTGGCCCTTTCAGAGAACTGAGACAAATTGAGTTTGATGTCACAGCTTTTCTAAAGAAAATAATTGCACAGCACAGGGACACTCTAGATAGAGAAAATCCCAGGGACTTCATCGATATGTATCTCCTCCAAgtagaagaagagagagagagcaacagTGAGAGCAGCTTTAACGAAGACTACTTGTTTTTTATCATTGGTGACCTCTTCATCGCAGGCACTGACACCACTACCAACACACTGCTCTGGTGTCTGCTCTATATGTCTCTCCACTCAGAAGTACAAG AAAAGGTTCATACAGAAATTGAAGTGGTCATTGGGCGTGACAGAGCTCCTTCTCTCACTGACAAGGCTCATATGCCCTTCACAGAGGCGACCATCATGGAGGTCCAGAGAATGACTGTGGTTGTTCCTCTTTCTGTTCCTCGAATGGCCTCAGCAACTGCTG tgCTACGGGGATATACTATTCCTAAAGGCAGTGTGATTGTGCCCAACTTATGGTCAGTGCACAGAGATCCAAATATATGGGAGAGACCAGATGACTTCCAACCAACAAGATTTCTGGATGAAAATGGCCAGCTAATCAAAAGAGAAATGTTCATTCCTTTCGGAATTG GTAAACGTGTGTGCATGGGAGAGCAGCTGGCAAAAATGGAGCTGTTCTTGATGTTTGTAAATCTCATGCAAAATTTCACCTTTTTGTATCCTGAGAATGCTACAAAACCAGCCATGGAAGGAAGATTTGGTCTAACTTTAGCTCCATTTCCATTCAATATAATTGCTTTGAAGAGATGA